The Manihot esculenta cultivar AM560-2 chromosome 11, M.esculenta_v8, whole genome shotgun sequence genome includes a region encoding these proteins:
- the LOC110626244 gene encoding uncharacterized protein LOC110626244, with amino-acid sequence MPTLKHPHSPNTPTSVSTKMLERVLSSRRASPHPDDVVSDSDTLTISGDESKTKKQSLSLLAANYMSRLSHVCPCPTPCLILCLLVAFLSIASLLFHSRKFVCVSPFDPKVRVGFFGLDGLESDFGALGVPWCRSKHGKTVEWTSKNLIKGLEEFVPIYETRPIKNNMYGMGFDHSFGLWFMARWLKPDLMIESGAFKGHSTWVLRQAMPGTPIISLSPRHPEKYLKKGPAYVDGNCTYFAGKDFVDFGSVEWESVMKKHGITDLSRVLIFFDDHQNELKRVKQALNAGFKHVIFEDNYDTGTGDHYSLRQICDQSYIRGGGHSCFSDSDESRIRSKRKKFWEKAVDIDELCGPDEAWWGVRGWMRDNFNHSNKPISYAEHFQNSRFIESILDVYWELPPVAGPSLTHQTRYDPARTTPPIVEDGRYGLFQRLGLGRLETSVFNGYTQMVYLQISEQES; translated from the exons ATGCCCACTCTAAAGCATCCACACAGTCCCAATACCCCCACTTCCGTCTCCACCAAGATGCTGGAGCGAGTCCTCTCGTCCCGCCGCGCTTCTCCCCACCCCGACGACGTCGTTTCCGACTCCGACACTTTAACCATCTCCGGTGACGAGTCCAAGACCAAAAAACAGAGCCTTTCCTTATTGGCTGCCAATTACATGTCCCGCTTATCCCATGTCTGTCCTTGTCCTACTCCGTGTCTCATCCTCTGCCTCCTCGTTGCTTTTCTGTCCATTGCATCTCTGCTCTTTCATTCGCGAAAGTTCGTCTGCGTTTCTCCTTTCGATCCCAAGGTTCGGGTCGGATTTTTCGGGCTTGATGGTCTCGAGTCGGACTTCGGAGCCCTCGGTGTTCCTTGGT GCagatcgaaacatggaaaaacagTGGAGTGGACATCCAAGAATTTAATCAAGGGCTTGGAAGAGTTCGTGCCTATATATGAAACTAGGCCAATAAAAAACAACATGTATGGAATGGGTTTTGACCATAGCTTTGGACTATGGTTTATGGCAAGGTGGCTAAAGCCAGATCTGATGATTGAGAGTGGTGCTTTCAAAGGGCATTCCACTTGGGTTTTGCGACAAGCAATGCCAGGCACACCAATTATTTCACTTTCACCCAGACATCCTGAGAAATACCTAAAAAAGGGGCCAGCTTATGTTGATGGAAACTGCACATACTTCGCTGGAAAAGATTTTGTGGACTTTGGAAGTGTTGAATGGGAGAGTGTGATGAAGAAACATGGGATTACTGATCTCAGTCGAGTTCTTATCTTCTTTGATGACCatcaaaatgaattaaaaag AGTAAAGCAGGCACTGAATGCTGGATTTAAACATGTTATTTTTGAGGATAACTATGATACTGGAACTGGAGATCACTATTCCTTAAGGCAGATATGTGATCAGTCCTATATAAGAG GAGGTGGTCATAGCTGCTTTAGCGATAGCGATGAAAGCAGGATTAGATCAAAAAGGAAGAAATTCTGGGAGAAGGCAGTTGATATAGATGAACTGTGTGGTCCGGATGAAGCATGGTGGGGCGTTAGAGGCTGGATGCGGGATAACTTCAATCACAGTAACAAGCCAATTTCCTATGCAGAACATTTTCAGAACAGCCGGTTTATTGAATCTATCCTCGATGTTTATTGGGAGCTTCCCCCAGTAGCTGGTCCTTCCCTCACCCATCAGACAAGATATGATCCTGCTCGAACTACACCACCTATTGTTGAAGATGGTCGCTATGGCCTGTTCCAGCGGCTTGGTCTAGGTAGACTAGAAACATCTGTATTTAATGGCTATACCCAGATGGTATATCTTCAAATCTCTGAACAAGAATCTTAA
- the LOC110626245 gene encoding auxin-responsive protein IAA27: protein MSIPKEHDYIGLSENSPMERISDKLSSSSSSSSTLSTEENGSNTNKTSLNLKETELRLGLPGSQSPDRKPLPGVSLFGKEIETNTNGYSLSPLKNSVSGAKRGFSDAIDGSSGKWVFSVNNGSDAGLNKGAVLFSPRGDNGNSQKSSACGSTKKEVAGVITQSPKTVQEKNNQVSGANENSNAPAAKAQVVGWPPIRSFRKNTMASNLTKNNEDAEAKSGFGCLYVKVSMDGAPYLRKVDLRTYTNYVELSSALEKMFSCFTIGQCGSHGFPGRDGLTETCLKDLLHGSEYVLTYEDKDGDWMLVGDVPWEMFTESCRRLRIMKGSEAIGLAPRAMEKCKNRNY, encoded by the exons ATGTCTATTCCAAAAGAACATGATTACATAGGTTTATCAGAGAATTCTCCCATGGAAAGAATCTCTGACAAgctttcttcttcctcttcttcatcCTCTACTCTGTCAACAGAAGAGAACGGCAGCAACACAAACAAGACTTCTCTCAACCTGAAAGAAACCGAGCTCAGGCTTGGTTTGCCTGGGTCTCAGTCACCTGACAGAAAGCCGTTGCCTGGAGTGTCTCTTTTTGGTAAAGAAATTGAAACCAACACTAATGGGTATTCTCTTAGCCCATTAAAGAATTCAGTCTCAGGGGCTAAGAGAGGTTTCTCAGATGCCATTGATGGGTCTTCTGGGAAATGGGTTTTTTCTGTGAATAATGGATCTGATGCCGGTTTGAATAAGGGAGCTGTGTTATTTTCTCCCAGAGGTGATAATGGTAACTCCCAGAAATCTTCTGCATGTGGATCAACCAAGAAAGAGGTTGCTGGTGTTATTACTCAATCTCCAAAGACAGTTCAAGAGAAGAACAATCAAGTATCTGGTGCAAATGAGAACAGCAATGCTCCTGCTGCAAA GGCACAAGTGGTAGGATGGCCACCTATTCGTTCATTCAGGAAGAACACCATGGCCTCTAATTTGACAAAGAACAATGAAGATGCCGAAGCCAAATCTGGATTTGGTTGTCTCTATGTAAAAGTTAGCATGGATGGTGCACCATACCTCAGGAAGGTCGACCTCCGAACCTACACCAACTATGTCGAACTTTCTTCTGCACTTGAGAAGATGTTCAGTTGCTTTACCATTG GACAATGCGGTTCCCATGGATTTCCAGGGCGAGATGGCCTGACAGAGACTTGTTTAAAGGATCTTCTCCATGGCTCTGAATATGTTCTCACATATGAAGACAAGGATGGTGATTGGATGCTTGTTGGTGATGTACCCTGGGA GATGTTTACCGAGTCCTGCAGAAGACTGAGGATCATGAAAGGTTCAGAGGCAATTGGGCTTG CTCCAAGAGCTATGGAGAAATGCAAGAATCGTAACTACTAG